The genome window GCTGGGATGGACGCCCGAGGAGATCGGGCTGGAGCGGATCGCCCGCAAGGGACTGGAACGGCTGGGATGGGAGTTTGACCGCTATGAGCCAGTCGCGCTGTCGGTCTACTGCGGCCGGACGCCGCAGGTCACGAGCATCGTCGCCCCGTTCCGGGTACCGACCGGACGGATGACACAGGGGGAACTGGAGGCGACCTGCATCCTGACGGGGGGCGATCCGTTCGCCAGCGGCGAGCCGGTCCGGCCCGGTGTGTTGAGCGTTCTCATGGAGGGCCGCACGGTCGAGGTGACAGATCAGATCGGAGGCCGACGTCGGGCACTGGCAGACTGGATCGCCCGGGGGGACAACCCGTTGACGACGCGGGCGATCGTGAACCGGATCTGGCTGTGGCACTTCGGCCAGCCGCTCGCCGGGAATCCGAATAACTTCGGATCGACCGGCAAACGGCCGACGCATCCGGAGCTCCTCGACTGGCTGGCCGCCACGTTCGTCGAGAAAGGATGGTCGGTGAAGGAACTGCACCGGGCGATTCTTTCGTCCGCCGCGTACCGCTGCAGCGCGGAGCATCCCGATCGCCGGCAGCTCGCCGAACTCGATCCGCAGGGGACGAGCGACGCGGTCTTCCGGCCCCGGCGGCTCTCGGCCGAGGAGCTGCGGGACGCACAACTCGCGGCGACGGGGGAGCTCAACCGGACACTCGGAGGGATTCCAAACCGGCCGGAGATCAATCTCGAAGCCGCCCTCCAGCCGCGACAGGTGATGGGGACCTTCGCCGCCGCCTGGACGCCCAATCCGCTCCCCAGCCAGCGGCACCGGCGGTCCCTTTACGCTCTCAAACTCCGGGGACTCTCCGACCCGTTCCTGGAAGTCTTCAACAGTCCGGCGCCGGACTTCTCGTGCGAGCGCCGCGAAGCCTCAACCGTGACGCCGCAGGTCTTCAGCCTCTTCAACGGCCAGGCGAGCCACGCCCGGGCGCTGGCGCTCGCGGATCGGGCGGCGCGGGAGACATCGACCGACGAGGCCGCGCTCGATCGATGCTTCGAGCGGCTGTTGTCGCGACGCGCCACAGCCGAGGAACGCGAGGTTTGTCTGGCCCATTGGAAGGACGTCGAGGCGGGCCTCGATCCGACCGCCGCCCCGATGCCACGTCCCGCCCTCGAGGTCCGCCGCGATGCCGTCGAAGAGAACACCGGGGAGAAGTTTTCGTTCCGCGAATCGCTTCCGGCGAACGCGGATTTCGTCCCTGACCTCCAGGCGGCGGAGGTGTCGCGTCACGTCCGGGCGCTGGCTGACGTCTGCCTCGTGCTGATGAATACCAACGAGTTCGCCTATGTGTACTGAAGGCGAGCGGGGGGCGTGAGCCCCCTGATGGTGTCGAACTCTGAGGACAGTCCCCAGACTCGAACGGAGTGAATCGTGGCGGAAGTCGATCGTTGGACGATCCGGAGGAACTGGGCGCCGTGGATCAGGGGGCTGACGCCCCCCGCTCGCCTGTGGGAAGAGGGACCGGTATGACTACGCCGTCGCGTCGCGAACTCCTGTATGGCCTCGGGCTGGGACTCGGCAGCATCGCGCTGTCGTCGCTTCTTGCTGATGAGCAAGGCCCTTCCACGGGAGGGGGACCGCTGGCGCCGCGGGCGGGGCATGTCGCGTCGAAGGCGAAGAACTGCATCTTCCTCATGATGGAAGGGGGGCCATCGCACCTCGACACCTTCGACCCCAAGCCCAAGCTCGATGAGCTGCACCTGCAGGCGTTCGTCCGGGAAGGGAAGGAGAAGTCGGCGATGGAGAGCGGGCGGCGGTACTACGTCCGCAGCCCGTTCCGGTTCCGCAAGACCGGCGAGTGCGGGGCCGACATGGCGGAGAACTGGAGTCATCTGGCCGGTGTGGCCGACGAGCTCTGCTTCTACCGCGGCTGTCAGGTCGACAGCGTGAACCACCCGACCGCGATGTACCAGATGAACTGCGGCAACCGGTTCGGTGGCGATCCGGGGCTGGGGGCGTGGGTGACATACGGGCTCGGCTCGCTGAACCGCGACCTGCCGGGGTTCGTCGTCCTTCCCGAGGTGAGTTATCCGCAGGGGGGCGCGGCAAACTGGAGCAACGGGTACCTGCCGGCGCACTTTCAGGGAACGCCGCTGCGGCCCAAGGGGTCGCCGATCCTCGACCTGCAGCCTCCGGCGGATGTGACGTCGTCGCGGCAGCGGAAGAACCTCGATCTGCTGGCAACACTCAACGCCGCTCATGCGGAGCGGCATCCCGGTCACGACGAACTGGCGGCGCGGGCGGAGAACTATGAGCTGGCGTTCCGGATGCAGACGCAGGTCCCGGAGACGCTCGATCTCTCGGGGGAGCCGGAGCATGTCCACCGGATGTACGGCCTCGGCCAGGAGGCGACCGACGCCTTCGGTCGCAAGTGCCTCCTGGCGCGGAAGCTGATCGAGAAAGGGGTCCGGTTCGTCCAGCTCTACAATGGGACGTGGGACAGCCATGACTTCATCGAGCGGGCCCACGGCAACCTCGTCCGCGGGGTCGACCAGCCGATCGCGGCCCTGATCGCCGACCTCCGCCAGCGGGGACTCCTGGAGAGCACGCTGGTCGTGTGGTGCGGGGAGTTCGGGCGGACCCCGGACAACGGCGTGCGGCAGGGGACCGCGTACGGCCGCGACCACAACCCGCGGGCGATGACGATCTGGCTTGCCGGCGGCGGATGCCGGGCGGGGCACACGATCGGGGCGACGGACGAACTGGGGATGACGGCGGTCGAGGAGGTCCGGCACGTCCGCGATTTCCATGTCACGCTGCTGCGGCTGCTGGGGCTCGACGACAACAGGCTCACCTACTATCACGCGGGGCGGTTCAAGCAGCTGAGCCAGTTCGGCGGCAAAGTGATCGAGCCGCTGATCGCGTGACCGGTCGGTGAGTCGGTTCGCAGCCTCCTCTGCCTTCCGTGGGAGAAGTCCGTGATGACGAGAGTTTTTCGCTTCCGAGTGCTCGTCGCGGTCTGTGTCCTCCTCTTCGCGACGGGGCGGACCCGGGCTGACGAGAAGCCGGTTCGTCCGAATGTCCTTGTCTTTCTGATCGACGACCTCGGAGGCCGGGACATCGCGGTCGACGGATCGACCTTTCATGAGACGCCGCACATCGACGCGCTGGCCCGGTCGGGTGTCCGGTTCACCGACTTCTACTCAGCCCATCCGGTCTGTTCGCCGACGCGGGCCGCGCTGATGACCGGCAAGGTCCCGCAGCGGCTGGGGATCACGGACTGGATCCATGCCGGGACTACGGTCGCGCTTCCCGCGGCCGAAGAGACGCTGGGGGAAGCGTTCCAGTCGCACGGTTATCAGACCGCCTACTTCGGCAAATGGCACCTTGGGGAGTCGGACGCCGATTTCCCGAAGCATCACGGCTTCGAATGGACGCGGTGCGTGAATCGGGGAGGCCAGCCGGCGTCGTATTACGCCCCCTTTCGTCGGCCGAGAAAGGGAGACGAACCGAACGGCCTGGATGTCCCGGACCTCGCGGACGCTCCACAGGACGCCTACCTGACCGACGTCCTGACCGGCCGGGCGATCGAGTTCCTTCGCCAGCGGGATGCGGCGCGGCCGTTTCTCCTCTGCTTCGGACACTACGCCGTCCACACGCCGATCCAGCCTCCTAAGGGACTGCCGGCGAAGTATCAGGAGAAGCGGGCAAAGACCTTTCGTGCGGGCGAAACACCGACCGTCCCGGCACCGTTCGATGCGGTCTCGCGCGGCCGGCAGGACAATCCGGACTACGCCGCGATGGTGGAGAACCTCGACACGAACATCGGCCGGATGATCGCCGCTCTCGGCGAGCTGAAGCTGCGGGAGAACACGATCGTGGTCTTCACCTCCGACAACGGCGGTCTCTGCACGCTCGCCCGCGGGAAACCGGGGCCGACCTGCAACCTGCCGCTCCGGAGCGGGAAGGGGTGGACCTACGAAGGGGGGATCCGGATCGCGACCTCGATCTCCTGGCCGGCAGGGCTCAAGCCCGCCGTTGCGAACGTTCAGGGTTATACGGCCGACCTCTATCCGACGCTCCTCGAACTGTGCGGCCTGCCGCTCCGTCCGGGGCAGCACCGGGACGGGGTGTCGCTGGCGGACGTTCTCCGCGGGGGCGAGCCCGGTCCGCTTCGCGAGCGGGACTTGGCCTGGTACTACCCGCATGAGCACGGTTCGGGGCACAAGCCGTCGGCGGCGATCCGCAGCGGCCGGTGGAAACTCGTTCACTTTCTGGGGAGCGGGCGGTCGGAACTGTTCGATCTGGAGAACGATCCCGGCGAGACGACCGACCTGAGCGCCATCGATCCCAACGGTGCCGCGCGGCTTGAGGAGCGGCTCAAGAGCTGGATCGCCGAGACGACCCGCTGAGGCGGCCGGGCTCGCGATCCGTTGGACTTCGGCGGCCATGCGAAATCCCCGTGAACACTCTCGAAGTTGTCATACGGAGGCGGTTTGCGCGGCGAACCGGTCGGTTGTTCGGGGGTATTGAACTCGCTACAAACGCGCGTTCCGCAGACGTTCTCGGTTTCCCGGCCTGGCGGGGTGTCCAGGAAGCATCTGTCCCGACCTGTTGGTGTCGCCGCCCGGAGGCGTGCTCAGCGCACTCCCCTGCCGAGCCGGCGGCCATCGTCCAACTGTCCCGGACAGCCACGAAGTTCTGGAGCGAGTTTTCATGGCCAAGTCCCCCATTCATGTCGCCATCACCGGCGCCGCCGGAAACATCGGATACGCCCTGACGTTCCGCATCGCCAGCGGGGAAGTCTTCGGTGCGGATCAGCCGGTCGTCATGCACCTCGTCGAAGTCCCGCCGGTCCTGAAGGCCCTCGACGGGGTCGAGATGGAACTGGAAGACTGCGCGTTCCCGACGCTGGCAGGCGTCAAGAAGGCTTCGAGCGACAACCTCCACGACGCTTTCGCGGACTGCAACTGGGTCCTGTGCGTCGGCAGCATCCCCCGCAAGGACGGGATGGAGCGGGCCGACCTGATCCGCATCAACGGGCCGATCTTCACGAACACCGGCAAGGCGATCGAAGCGACCGCCGCGAAGGACGTGCGGGTGCTGGTGGTCGGCAACCCGTGCAACACGAACTGCCTGATCGCCATGCACAACGCCCCCAAGGTCCCCCGCGACCGGTGGTTTGCGATGACGATGCTGGACCAGAACCGCGCCGTGAGCCAGCTCGCCAAGAAGGCGGGCCGTCCGGTGGCCAGCGTGAAGCATGTCGGGATCTGGGGGAACCACTCCGCCACGCAGTATCCGGACTTCTACCACGCGACGATCGACGGCCAGAAGGCGACGGACGTCATCAAGGACGAAGCCTGGCTGCAGACGACGTTCATCGACACCGTGCAGAAGCGCGGGGCGGCGGTGATCAAGGCCCGCGGCGCATCGAGCGCCGCCTCGGCGGCCAACGCAGTCCTCGACTCGGTGAAGGCGGCGGTCCGTCCGACCGGAGCGGGCGACTGTGCCAGCCTCGCGGTGTGCAGCGACGGGAGCTACGGCGTTGACGAAGGGCTGATCTTCGGCTTCCCGGTGACGAGCGACGGGCAGAACTGGAAGATCGTCAAGGGGATCGAGCACAACGAGTTCGCCCAGGCGAAGATCAAGATCACGCTCGACGAGCTCCGGACCGAGCGGGACACGGTCAAGGACCTGCTCCCCGGTTGAGCTTCGTAGGCCCGGAGGTGACTCCGCCTCTTCGAACGATGCCGGTCTGTCCGGGCATTTCACGTGCTGAGAGAATCCAGCCGGCGGTCTTGCGACCGCCGGCTGGTTGCATTTTCGGCGGTGCCTTTCGTCATGTCTGTGCCGGTGGAGTTTCGTCGGTCGCTGGAGGAGCGGGGGATTCGCGATCCCCGTGTTCTGGAGGCGATGGCCCGGGTTCCGCGGGAGGAGTTCGTTCCGACGGCGCTTTGGGCTCGCGCTTATGAGGACCGGGCGTTACCGATCGAGGCGGAGCAGACGATCAGCCAGCCGTATGTCGTGGCGTGGATGACGGAGCAGTTGCGCTTAAGCGGGACGGAGACTGTCCTCGAAGTCGGGACGGGGAGCGGCTATCAGACCGCGATCCTGGCGGAGCTGGTGGGGAGAGTGGTGACGATCGAGCGGGTCACTGAGCTGGCGCGGACCGCTCGCGAGCGACTGGAGGGGATGGGGTATTCGAACATTGAGTTCCATGTCGGTGATGGAACGCGGGGGTGGGGGGAGAGTGGGCCGTACGACGGGATTCTGGTGGCGGCGGGGACGGCGGAGGTGCCGCGGGAGCTGGTGGAGCAGTTGCGGGTGGGTGGGCGGCTTGTGATTCCGGTGGGTGTGCCGACGCGTCAGGTGATGAAGCTGGTGCAGAGGGTGGGTGAGGGTTTGACGGTGCGTGATCTGGGTGGTTGTGTGTTTGTGCCGCTGATCCGCGATCCGGAGTAACGCCCCCCCAATCACCGGGTCCAGGGGCACCCTGGTGGGGGATGCAAGGCGGAGAATCCCCTTTGCCCGCCGGAGGCTTTGGCCGTCGAGAGATGTCTGAAGGAGAGCGTGTCCAGACGCGGACAAGGTGCCGGATGCCCCTTCACCAACCCGCGGGGATTGCAAAGCGAGCGGTGAGTCCTCAACGCTGGTCCCACAAAGCGGGCGCCCGTTGCTTACCACGGTTCCTCATGGAAGCGCCTCCGGCGGCAAGGGGTGACCCCCTTGACCCCAACTGCCGTGGCACGTTGGGGCTGAGCAAGCACAGCCGCGCCGGCAAGAACGACGTTTCGAGGAGGCCAGAGCTACTTGTAGAACGCCTTACTGATCCTGTTCAGCACCGGCTGCGTCTGCCGTACCACCACCAGCGGGCCAAACACCGTGGCACCCCCACCACCATCCCCCCACAACCCGAACTCCTCCGACTCCTGAAGCTTCCGGACAATCTCGTCCGGCGTTCCCTTCATCTTCACCCCGCCCTTGGCCCGCGTGTTGAACACCCGGACATGGTCCGGATAGTTCGCCTTGGCCTTCGACGTAATGAGCAGCGTCTCATGCGTGATCACCGCCCCCAGGTCGTGCGGCGCAAGCAGGCTCTCCAGAACTTCACCCGCCGTCTTCCCCTCGGGCTGTGGCTTCACGTTCTGCGTGTAGCCAACCCCCACATCACTCAATCCCTCGCCATCAACCCACACGAACACCGAGTAGGCGTTCGCAAACTCCGTCATCAGATCCTTGAAGGGAAGCTCGTCCGCCACCTTGAGCTTCTTCGCACCCGGCTTCGCCAGATTGTCGGCGATCAGCTTCTCATTCTTCTCCGTCAGCGTCAGGGCCGGCTTCTTCCCCGTCCCCAGCTCCTGGTAGAGCTGACTGAAGAGCTGATCCAGCTTCGCATGCACCCGCGGAATCTGGCGGACCTTCAACTTCCCGTCCGCGACCTCAATCTCGCCGCCGTACTGGTCCGTATCCTTCCAGTGAGCCTCGACACACCCCCGCGCCAGATCGATGACCGCCTGATCGCTCTTCACGTGCGCGCCGAGCGGCTTGAGGTCGTACTCCTTGAGCATGAAGGCGTCTTCCGCAACGGGACGGGAGGTGATCTGCGGCCCGTCCTCCTTCTCAAGAAGCTCCAGGTGGTAGCCGTCGAGCGCGAGCCACAGGATGTTCCGGAGCGACATCCCCCGCAGTTCGAGGTTGAACTTGATGTTCGTCGTCACCAGTCCTTCGTTCTCGATCGACGTCCGGTCGACGGAGACGTCGAGCTTGTGCTTATCGCGGAGGTCGGTGACGGCGTCTTCGAGGGTCTTGTCGCGCCACTGGATCGAGGCCGCGGAATCGAGGACCGAGAGGGCGGGGGGATCGGCGGCCCGCAGGGCCGCGAGGCTGCCGAGGGTTGCGGTCACGAATGCCGCCATCAGAAGAACAGACCGAAACCGCACCATCGGATCAGCTCCACCGCAGTCGTATCGGGATGAGAGCTGCAGGATATCACACTGCACGGCCCGGCCGAATGCTCAATCCGCGTCCATGCCGGCGCGGCTCGATAGCTCAAACCCAACGTGCCACGGCAGCCTGTGTTGTTTCTTTGGCCCCCTTGCCGCCGGAGGCGTTTCCATGAGGAACCGTGAAAAACAACGATCGCCCGCTTTGTGGGACCGGCGTTGCGGACTCACTGCCCGCCCTGGAATCGGAGCGGGTTGGTGAGGGGGCATACGGCACGGTGTCCTCGCTTGGATACTCACTCCTTCAGACGTCTCTCGACGGCCAGGCCTCCGGCGGGCAAAGGGGGCCAGAAAAACAACACAGGCCCCCTTGCATCCCCCACCAGGGTGCCCCTGGACCCGGTCATAGGCTGCACTGGGTTGCCCCGACCTTCTGAATCACGGAGAGTAGCTTCGATCGGCCTTCCGCCCTGTCACCCGCGGAAACGCCCCCAAAACCCGAGCACGCTCCTTCGCGGTCCATCTCCCCATGTCCTCTCTCTCCGCCTCCATCCCCGCCTCCCTCCGCCCACCCCGCCGCATCCTCATGGGACCGGGACCAAGCGACACACCCGCCTCCGTCCTCGCCGCCCTCGGCGCTCCCACCGTCGGACACCTTGACCCCTACTTCCTCAAGGTCATGGACGAAACCCAGTCCATGCTCCGACAGGTCTTCCGCACCAGGAACGAACTGACGATGTCCGTCAGCGGCACCGGCAGCGCCGGCATGGAAGCGTGCGTCGTTAACCTCATCGAGCCCGGCGACCGCATGCTCGTCGGAGTCAACGGCGTCTTCGGCGGACGGATGGCGGACGTCGCCGGCCGCTGCGGCGCGGAAGTGACCAAGATCGAACGCCCCTTCGGCGAAGTCTTCGACCCGCAACAGATCGCCGACGCCGTCAAAGCGTCGAACCCCAAAGTCGTCGGCCTCATCCACGCCGAGACCTCGACCGGCGCCCGGCAACCCCTCGAAGAGATCACGAAGATCGTCCACGACGCCGGAGCCCTCCTCCTCATCGACTGCGTCACCTCGCTCGGCGGTCTCCCGGTCGAGATCGATGGCTGGGACGTCGACGCTGCCTATAGCGGCACGCAGAAGTGCCTGAGCTGCCCCCCCGGACTCGCTCCGGTCACCTTCAGCGCCCGGGCCCTCGACGTCATCAGCCGCCGCAAGACCAAGATCGCAAGCTGGTACCTCGACACCACGATGGTCCGCAACTACTGGAGCAGCCAGTCGCGGGCCTACCACCACACCGCCCCGATCAACATGAACTTCGCCTTCCACGAGGCGCTGCGGCTCGTGCTGGAGGAAGGACTCGAACAGCGGTGGGAACGACACCGGCGGAACCACGGGATGCTGCGGGCAGGACTCGAGGCGATGGGGCTGCAGTACGTCGTTGCCGAAGCCCATCGGCTCCCGATGCTGAACTCCGTCCGGATCCCCGAAGGAGTCGATGACAAGACCGCCCGCGGCTTCCTGCTCAGCGAGTACGGAATCGAGATCGGCGGCGGACTGGGACCGATGGCCGGCAAGGTGTGGCGGATCGGCCTGATGGGAGAGACGTGCCAGAAGCGGAACGTGCTGCTGGTCCTAGGCGGGATCGAAGGCGCCCTGCGAGCCCAGGGGGTTTCCGTCTCCGCCGGCGCCGGCGTCGCGGCCGCCCTGGCGGCGGAAGCCTGAGGAAGCGGCCGGGCTCCCCGGTCCCCTCGTCCCCCGTGCCCCTTCTGGTCATTCCATCCTTCCGACGAGCCGTTCGTGTTCGAGATCCTTCCCGTCCTGGCTCAGATCGACGCGGCGGTCGAGCCCGTTCAGCCGGGAGGCTTCATCGCCGGGACCATGATCCTCTCCGCACTCGCGGGCAGCTTCCTGTTCTGGTTGATGCTGTGGACGGGGGGCGAGCGGGTGTGGCAGGAGACCGTCCTGCGGGACCTACTGTCCCCCCCGCCCGAAGCAGACCGCTTCGTCGTTCCCCGGACCGCTTATGCCCTCGGGATCGGCATCGTCGGGATGATGATCGCGCTCAAGATCGTGAGCAGCTTCGCGCCGGCTTCGAACGTCGAGCTGACCGAAGGACGGATTCTCTCGGGCCTCGGGCTCGATCTGGCTCTCCAGCTCGTGACCTACGCGATCCTGGGCCTCGCGGTGCTGGCCGGTCCGCGGCCGCCACTGTGGCGGGCCATCCGCCCCGGACGTGAGGTCCTGCTAGGGCTCGCCGGATTCACGGCCGCGGTCGGACCGGTGCTCCTCCTGATGATCGCGTCCCAGCCACTGCGGACGGAGAGCTCCGAGCACCAGTTCCTCCAGATCCTCCGCGACTCCCAGTCTCCGCTGGTGATGGGGCTGATCTGTGTTTCGGCTGCGGTGGTGGCGCCACTCTCAGAAGAGCTGACCTACCGCGTGATTCTCATGGGAGGGAGCGAGGCGAAGCTGGGCCCCGGGGTGGCCCTGATCGGATCATCGCTGCTGTTTGCAGTGATCCACGGGTTCCCCGACATGATCGCTCTCGTTCCGCTGGCCCTGATCCTGGGATGGATCTATCAGCGGACGCAGTCCTACATCGCGATCGTCACCACGCATGCCGCCTTCAACACGTTCAATCTGACGATGGTCCTCGTGCAGACGTGGCTTTGAAGGAGACGGGCCACCGGAAAGAGCACATCCGGC of Planctomyces sp. SH-PL14 contains these proteins:
- a CDS encoding DUF1501 domain-containing protein produces the protein MTTPSRRELLYGLGLGLGSIALSSLLADEQGPSTGGGPLAPRAGHVASKAKNCIFLMMEGGPSHLDTFDPKPKLDELHLQAFVREGKEKSAMESGRRYYVRSPFRFRKTGECGADMAENWSHLAGVADELCFYRGCQVDSVNHPTAMYQMNCGNRFGGDPGLGAWVTYGLGSLNRDLPGFVVLPEVSYPQGGAANWSNGYLPAHFQGTPLRPKGSPILDLQPPADVTSSRQRKNLDLLATLNAAHAERHPGHDELAARAENYELAFRMQTQVPETLDLSGEPEHVHRMYGLGQEATDAFGRKCLLARKLIEKGVRFVQLYNGTWDSHDFIERAHGNLVRGVDQPIAALIADLRQRGLLESTLVVWCGEFGRTPDNGVRQGTAYGRDHNPRAMTIWLAGGGCRAGHTIGATDELGMTAVEEVRHVRDFHVTLLRLLGLDDNRLTYYHAGRFKQLSQFGGKVIEPLIA
- a CDS encoding sulfatase; the encoded protein is MTRVFRFRVLVAVCVLLFATGRTRADEKPVRPNVLVFLIDDLGGRDIAVDGSTFHETPHIDALARSGVRFTDFYSAHPVCSPTRAALMTGKVPQRLGITDWIHAGTTVALPAAEETLGEAFQSHGYQTAYFGKWHLGESDADFPKHHGFEWTRCVNRGGQPASYYAPFRRPRKGDEPNGLDVPDLADAPQDAYLTDVLTGRAIEFLRQRDAARPFLLCFGHYAVHTPIQPPKGLPAKYQEKRAKTFRAGETPTVPAPFDAVSRGRQDNPDYAAMVENLDTNIGRMIAALGELKLRENTIVVFTSDNGGLCTLARGKPGPTCNLPLRSGKGWTYEGGIRIATSISWPAGLKPAVANVQGYTADLYPTLLELCGLPLRPGQHRDGVSLADVLRGGEPGPLRERDLAWYYPHEHGSGHKPSAAIRSGRWKLVHFLGSGRSELFDLENDPGETTDLSAIDPNGAARLEERLKSWIAETTR
- a CDS encoding CPBP family intramembrane glutamic endopeptidase, coding for MFEILPVLAQIDAAVEPVQPGGFIAGTMILSALAGSFLFWLMLWTGGERVWQETVLRDLLSPPPEADRFVVPRTAYALGIGIVGMMIALKIVSSFAPASNVELTEGRILSGLGLDLALQLVTYAILGLAVLAGPRPPLWRAIRPGREVLLGLAGFTAAVGPVLLLMIASQPLRTESSEHQFLQILRDSQSPLVMGLICVSAAVVAPLSEELTYRVILMGGSEAKLGPGVALIGSSLLFAVIHGFPDMIALVPLALILGWIYQRTQSYIAIVTTHAAFNTFNLTMVLVQTWL
- a CDS encoding protein-L-isoaspartate(D-aspartate) O-methyltransferase — encoded protein: MSVPVEFRRSLEERGIRDPRVLEAMARVPREEFVPTALWARAYEDRALPIEAEQTISQPYVVAWMTEQLRLSGTETVLEVGTGSGYQTAILAELVGRVVTIERVTELARTARERLEGMGYSNIEFHVGDGTRGWGESGPYDGILVAAGTAEVPRELVEQLRVGGRLVIPVGVPTRQVMKLVQRVGEGLTVRDLGGCVFVPLIRDPE
- a CDS encoding pyridoxal-phosphate-dependent aminotransferase family protein produces the protein MSSLSASIPASLRPPRRILMGPGPSDTPASVLAALGAPTVGHLDPYFLKVMDETQSMLRQVFRTRNELTMSVSGTGSAGMEACVVNLIEPGDRMLVGVNGVFGGRMADVAGRCGAEVTKIERPFGEVFDPQQIADAVKASNPKVVGLIHAETSTGARQPLEEITKIVHDAGALLLIDCVTSLGGLPVEIDGWDVDAAYSGTQKCLSCPPGLAPVTFSARALDVISRRKTKIASWYLDTTMVRNYWSSQSRAYHHTAPINMNFAFHEALRLVLEEGLEQRWERHRRNHGMLRAGLEAMGLQYVVAEAHRLPMLNSVRIPEGVDDKTARGFLLSEYGIEIGGGLGPMAGKVWRIGLMGETCQKRNVLLVLGGIEGALRAQGVSVSAGAGVAAALAAEA
- a CDS encoding malate dehydrogenase, which translates into the protein MAKSPIHVAITGAAGNIGYALTFRIASGEVFGADQPVVMHLVEVPPVLKALDGVEMELEDCAFPTLAGVKKASSDNLHDAFADCNWVLCVGSIPRKDGMERADLIRINGPIFTNTGKAIEATAAKDVRVLVVGNPCNTNCLIAMHNAPKVPRDRWFAMTMLDQNRAVSQLAKKAGRPVASVKHVGIWGNHSATQYPDFYHATIDGQKATDVIKDEAWLQTTFIDTVQKRGAAVIKARGASSAASAANAVLDSVKAAVRPTGAGDCASLAVCSDGSYGVDEGLIFGFPVTSDGQNWKIVKGIEHNEFAQAKIKITLDELRTERDTVKDLLPG